One genomic window of Oryctolagus cuniculus chromosome 11, mOryCun1.1, whole genome shotgun sequence includes the following:
- the DDX17 gene encoding probable ATP-dependent RNA helicase DDX17 has protein sequence MRGGGFGDRDRDRDRGGFGARGGGGLPLKKFGNPGERLRKKKWDLSELPKFEKNFYVEHPEVARLTPYEVDELRRKKEITVRGGDVCPKPVFAFHHANFPQYVMDVLMDQHFTEPTPIQCQGFPLALSGRDMVGIAQTGSGKTLAYLLPAIVHINHQPYLERGDGPICLVLAPTRELAQQVQQVADDYGKCSRLKSTCIYGGAPKGPQIRDLERGVEICIATPGRLIDFLESGKTNLRRCTYLVLDEADRMLDMGFEPQIRKIVDQIRPDRQTLMWSATWPKEVRQLAEDFLRDYTQINVGNLELSANHNILQIVDVCMESEKDHKLIQLMEEIMAEKENKTIIFVETKRRCDDLTRRMRRDGWPAMCIHGDKSQPERDWVLNEFRSGKAPILIATDVASRGLDVEDVKFVINYDYPNSSEDYVHRIGRTARSTNKGTAYTFFTPGNLKQARELIKVLEEANQAINPKLMQLVDHRGGGGGGGGRSRYRTTSSANNPNLMYQDECDRRLRGVKDGGRRDSASYRDRAETDRAGYANGSGYGSPNSAFGAQAGQYTYGQGTYGAAAYGTSGYTAQEYGAGTYGASSTTTTGRSSQSSSQQFSGIGRSGQQPQPLMSQQFAQPPGATNMIGYMGQTAYQYPPPPPPPPPSRK, from the exons GTTTGGAGCAAGAGGTGGTGGTGGCCTTCCCCTGAAGAAATTTGGTAATCCTGGGGAGCGTTTACGTAAGAAGAAATGGGATTTGAGTGAGCTTCCcaagtttgagaagaatttttaTGTGGAACATCCAGAAGTAGCAAGGCTGACTCCA TATGAGGTTGATGAGCTACGCCGGAAGAAAGAGAtcacagtgagagggggagatgTTTGTCCTAAACCTGTGTTTGCCTTCCATCATGCCAACTTCCCAC AGTATGTAATGGATGTGTTGATGGATCAGCACTTCACAGAACCAACACCAATTCAGTGCCAGGGATTTCCATTGGCTCTTAGTGGTCGGGATATGGTGGGCATTGCTCAAACTGGATCTGGGAAGACATTGGCG TATTTGCTGCCTGCAATTGTTCATATTAACCACCAGCCATACTTGGAAAGGGGAGATGGCCCAATT TGTCTAGTGCTGGCTCCTACCAGAGAGCTCGCCCAGCAAGTGCAGCAGGTGGCTGACGACTACGGCAAATGCTCCAGATTGAAGAGCACCTGCATCTACGGCGGCGCTCCCAAAGGGCCTCAGATTCGGGACTTGGAGCGAG gtgTTGAGATCTGCATAGCTACTCCTGGACGCCTAATAGATTTCCTGGAGTCGGGAAAGACAAATCTTCGTCGGTGTACTTACCTTGTACTGGATGAGGCTGACAGAATGCTTGATATGGGCTTTGAGCCCCAGATCCGTAAAATTGTTGACCAAATCAGG CCTGATAGGCAGACTTTGATGTGGAGTGCAACCTGGCCGAAAGAAGTCCGGCAGCTCGCGGAGGACTTCCTGCGTGATTACACCCAGATCAACGTGGGCAATCTGGAGCTGAGCGCCAACCACAACATCCTCCAGATTGTGGATGTCTGCATGGAGAGCGAAAAGGACCACAA ATTGATCCAGCTGATGGAGGAAATCATggctgaaaaggaaaacaaaacaatcataTTTGTGGAGACAAAGAGACGCTGTGATGACCTCACTCGGAGGATGCGCAGAGATGG GTGGCCAGCTATGTGTATCCATGGGGACAAGAGTCAACCAGAAAGAGACTGGGTTCTTAATG agttcCGTTCTGGAAAGGCTCCCATCCTCATTGCCACAGATGTAGCCTCCCGTGGGCTAG ATGTGGAAGATGTCAAGTTTGTGATCAACTATGACTATCCAAACAGCTCAGAGGACTATGTGCACCGTATTGGCCGAACGGCTCGTAGCACCAACAAGGGCACTGCGTATACCTTCTTCACCCCAGGGAACCTGAAGCAGGCCAGAGAGCTGATCAAGGTGCTGGAGGAGGCCAATCAGGCCATCAACCCCAAGCTGATGCAGCTGGTGGACCacagaggcggcggcggcggagggg GAGGCCGTTCTCGGTACCGGACCACTTCCTCAGCCAACAATCCCAACCTGATGTATCAGGATGAGTGTGACCGGCGGCTTCGAGGAGTCAAGGATGGTGGCCGGAGAGACTCTGCAAGCTATCGAGATCGTGCTGAAACCGATAGAGCCGGTTATGCTAATGGCAGTGGCTATGGAAGTCCAAATTCCGCCTTTGGAGCTCAAGCAGGCCAATACACCTATGGTCAAGGCACCTATGGGGCAGCTGCTTATGGCACCAGTGGCTATACGGCCCAGGAATACGGTGCTGGCACTTACGGAGCCAGTAGCACCACCACAACTGGGAGAAGTTCACAGAGCTCTAGCCAGCAGTTTAGTGGGATAGGCCGGTCtgggcagcagccacagccactgATGTCACAACAGTTTGCACAGCCTCCAGGAGCTACCAATATGATAGGTTACATGGGGCAGACTGCCTACCAGTACCCGCCCCCCCCTCCGCCCCCGCCTCCTTCACGTAAATGA